In a genomic window of Methanomassiliicoccales archaeon:
- a CDS encoding proteasome-activating nucleotidase yields MKHTKEPQVEELLNEMREKIEVLERRNTELLDEIRRVEGEKRYVESELFRLQKELKRMRSEMERLKSPPLIIGAIKDILADGRVIVKSSTGPDFIVSTSEYVPPEELEVGARVALNKQTLAVMGVLPPSLDPIVIGAEIIEKPSISYKDIGGLDEQILEVREAVEDPLLRPELYKKVGIEPPKGVLLVGPPGTGKTLIAKAVAHQTNATFIRFVGSELVQKYIGEGARLVRELFELAKEKAPSIVFIDELDSIGAKRLEVATSGDREVQRTLMQLLAELDGFNPISDVKIIGATNRPDILDEALLRPGRFDRIIEVPIPNYEGRKEIFRIHMSKMAIDPNVNPADLALKTEGATGADIKAICTEAGMFAIRDNRESVSMCDFERAIAKVLEIEEPKCTESGVMFA; encoded by the coding sequence GTGAAGCACACGAAGGAGCCCCAGGTTGAAGAACTCCTGAATGAGATGCGCGAGAAGATAGAGGTCCTGGAGCGAAGGAATACCGAGCTTCTCGATGAGATCAGGCGCGTTGAGGGGGAGAAGCGCTATGTCGAGAGCGAGCTGTTCCGCCTTCAGAAAGAGCTCAAAAGAATGCGTTCTGAGATGGAGCGCCTTAAATCGCCCCCCCTGATCATCGGCGCCATTAAGGATATTTTGGCGGATGGGCGGGTTATAGTGAAGAGCTCAACTGGCCCAGATTTCATTGTTTCCACGTCGGAGTACGTCCCGCCCGAGGAGCTTGAGGTGGGGGCAAGGGTGGCGCTCAACAAGCAAACGCTGGCGGTAATGGGCGTTTTGCCACCCTCCCTTGATCCCATCGTGATCGGTGCCGAGATAATTGAAAAGCCGTCTATATCCTATAAGGACATAGGTGGCCTGGATGAACAGATCCTGGAGGTGCGGGAGGCCGTGGAAGACCCCCTGCTCAGACCAGAACTCTATAAGAAGGTGGGCATAGAGCCTCCCAAGGGTGTGCTGTTGGTAGGACCTCCAGGAACAGGAAAGACTCTGATCGCTAAAGCGGTAGCTCACCAGACGAACGCCACCTTTATCAGGTTCGTGGGAAGCGAGCTGGTGCAGAAATACATCGGTGAGGGGGCGCGTTTGGTGAGGGAGCTGTTCGAGCTGGCCAAGGAGAAGGCTCCAAGCATCGTATTCATAGATGAGCTGGATTCCATAGGGGCCAAGCGGTTGGAGGTAGCGACCTCAGGTGACCGAGAGGTACAGCGCACACTGATGCAGCTGCTGGCCGAGCTGGATGGCTTCAATCCCATCAGTGATGTGAAGATCATAGGCGCCACCAACAGACCGGACATTCTGGATGAGGCTCTCCTACGCCCTGGGCGATTCGATCGCATAATCGAGGTGCCGATTCCCAATTATGAGGGCAGGAAGGAAATATTCCGCATCCATATGTCCAAGATGGCCATAGACCCCAACGTGAACCCTGCTGATCTGGCCCTTAAGACAGAGGGTGCCACCGGAGCCGATATCAAGGCCATTTGTACCGAAGCTGGAATGTTCGCCATTCGTGACAATCGCGAATCGGTAAGCATGTGCGATTTCGAGAGGGCCATCGCCAAGGTGCTGGAGATAGAGGAACCTAAATGCACCGAGTCGGGCGTCATGTTCGCCTGA
- a CDS encoding ATP/GTP-binding protein, whose product MNIYFIGTAGSGKSSLVWAFKEWMTLQGLDCITVNLDPGAEYIPYDPDVDIRDWVRVEEVMKEYALGPNGAQIVCADMMALNVKELAEVIEGFKVPYVLIDTPGQMELFAFRQSSQVIVDALGREESFLVFLSDPALAKTPNGFVSTLMLGATVQFRFSIPFLNVLSKADTLEEEQLRQLEEWANEPESLFAALTQGDFSARNIQSIEFLRAMESVGVYRELTPVSAETPFGMEDIYNAVQQYSQGGEDLRPD is encoded by the coding sequence ATGAATATCTACTTCATAGGAACAGCGGGAAGCGGCAAATCCTCCCTTGTATGGGCCTTCAAGGAATGGATGACCCTGCAGGGTTTGGATTGCATAACTGTCAACCTAGATCCTGGAGCTGAATACATACCCTACGACCCAGACGTCGACATTCGCGATTGGGTGCGGGTAGAGGAGGTGATGAAGGAATATGCCCTCGGCCCCAACGGTGCTCAAATCGTCTGCGCTGACATGATGGCTCTGAACGTAAAGGAGTTGGCCGAGGTTATAGAGGGTTTCAAGGTCCCTTATGTACTCATAGATACGCCAGGGCAGATGGAGCTCTTTGCCTTCAGGCAGTCTAGTCAGGTGATAGTGGATGCCTTGGGCCGAGAGGAATCTTTCCTGGTTTTCCTCTCCGACCCTGCACTCGCCAAAACACCCAATGGCTTCGTCTCCACCCTCATGCTCGGCGCCACCGTCCAGTTCAGATTTAGCATCCCCTTCCTGAACGTTCTGTCTAAGGCTGATACCCTGGAAGAAGAGCAATTAAGGCAGCTGGAGGAATGGGCGAATGAGCCGGAGTCGCTCTTCGCCGCCCTGACCCAAGGGGATTTCAGTGCTCGCAACATCCAAAGCATCGAGTTCTTGAGGGCTATGGAGAGCGTGGGAGTATATCGTGAGCTCACTCCCGTGTCCGCTGAGACTCCCTTCGGAATGGAGGATATTTATAACGCTGTGCAGCAGTATTCGCAGGGTGGAGAGGATTTGAGACCGGATTGA
- a CDS encoding multiprotein bridging factor aMBF1 → MICELCGKEVQETRSTWIEGAQMKVCKECQRFGDKAKVGPKPSPTKVVIASRLEQRERRMRPKDIYKEEEVYELVDDYAGRIRNARNARGWKTDQLAAKINEKASTLSKVESGNLKPDDALVAKLEKELNIVLIEKVPMIKPEAKSPAYGGGLTIEHILKQAKKKE, encoded by the coding sequence ATGATATGCGAGCTTTGCGGCAAGGAGGTGCAGGAGACCAGGTCCACTTGGATAGAAGGGGCGCAGATGAAGGTCTGCAAGGAATGCCAGCGATTCGGTGACAAGGCCAAGGTTGGACCGAAACCATCACCGACTAAAGTTGTCATCGCCTCCCGCCTGGAGCAACGTGAGCGCCGCATGCGACCCAAGGACATTTACAAGGAGGAGGAGGTCTATGAGCTGGTGGACGACTATGCCGGCCGCATCCGGAACGCTCGCAACGCCAGAGGTTGGAAGACGGACCAGCTCGCTGCCAAGATAAACGAGAAGGCTTCCACTCTCTCTAAGGTGGAATCTGGCAATCTGAAGCCAGACGATGCGCTGGTAGCCAAGTTGGAAAAGGAGCTAAACATCGTTCTAATCGAGAAGGTGCCGATGATAAAACCGGAGGCCAAAAGCCCAGCTTATGGAGGAGGACTCACCATCGAACACATCCTTAAGCAGGCCAAGAAGAAGGAATGA